The genomic interval TTAATACTTCTTCAACAAATGTTTCATAATTTTCATTAACAATTACTTTCATAAGCACCTCTCCATTTCTACTTTTATTATATATATAAATAAGTTTTGGTTATCCTGAATATCAATAAGAAAATATTTTTACTATACATTTAATCATTTGTATATCCTTCAAGCCATTCTATCGATGTATTTAGGACGATTTGCCCACGTAGAGAGTCAACATTAGTGTCACTAAAATACATATAACGAATCTTTTTAACTTCATCATTGTAACAAATTACTGCAAAATGATCTTTGTAATCTGTAAACTCATTATCCTCATTGCTTATGATAAATATTTTATAACCATAAAATTCTTGATTATCATAATACTCGTATTTAGATAATAACTCTTCTTTTTTTTCTTCATATATACTATCACTATAATTTACATCTAAATAAAAAATTATAGAAAATTTTTTTAAAGCGAATTTTTTCTGGTATTATCAATATAATTAAAGCTAATGGACTCATAATTTGATAATGTTTCATAATCAGGGAAAAATAAGGCAGCATTATCACCACTATTATAATTAACATAATTTTTTTCTACAAAATCATTTAAATCATGACGTTCTACTCCATCCCAACCCCACCATTGCCACATCGCAAATATGAAATATCCAACATACAAAAACACAAGAACTAATAATATAATTATTGTTATCCCTAAAACTTTTTTCATTGTTACCCCCTCGCTTTAACTATCTTAAGTTTATATATATAATAACATAAATAAAAAGATTTAATCTACTTATACTTATTCATTTTTGAAGATTATATAAAAAAAGACTTCAACAACATATTTTATTGCTTTACCATCATCATTTGAAAAAAAATCCAAAGAATAGACTAATGTCTAACTTTGGATTTTATTTCATCATATAAATATATATTTTCAATAAACTATAATAATAATTTAGATTTTATATTTCCTCTACATTATTTTTTCTATAGAAAAATATCCCTATTAGCATTCCTACAACTGAAATAGTTACATCAATTACAGCACTCTCCTTCGATAAACCTCCATAAACTATTATAAACGAACCAATAAGTGCGAATGTAGGGAATATGAACCTTTTTACAAATCCTAGATTTTTAAATGTTACCATAACCCATATATAAATAAACATATATGCAAAGTATATTAATACTATTGGTAATTCTGATATATCAATAAATTTTCCATTCCACCATCCTTCAAAACTTCCACACCAAACAAGTAAAAACGTTAAAGCAAAGACTAAGCCATACATCACAGAACCTAAAGGCATGTTGGTACGCTTATTAACTTTCGAAAGAAATTTAGGAAATGGTCCTTGACCACGGACCGCAAGTGAATATGGAGTTCTTATAGAAGCTATAGCTAAACCATTTAAGGTACCTAAACAAGAGATAATCACAAAAATAGTAAGAATAGTACCACCAAATTTACCAAAAAGAATATTAGCAGCAATAGATACAGCACCATGTCCTTCAGCTATTATTGTACTAGTAGGTAATATACTAGCTATACCAATAAAATATATTACATAAACAATAAATACTATTATCGTTCCTAATGCTAAAGCTTTTGGTAAATTCTTTTTAGAATCAATTATTTCATCATTAATTGTAGTTGCAACAATCCATCCTTCATAAGCAAATGCAGTTGCTACTACTGCAGTTGTAAATGATCCTATTGAATTAGAAAATGATTTCCCTGCTTCAACAAAATTTTCAACAACCACACCGTTTATTAGTCCATAGAAAGTTCCGACTATCGCAATCAAAACAAGAGGTATTAATTTTATAACTGTAGTAGAGACTTGAATAAATCCTGCTAATTTTGGACCAATGAAATTTATTATAAATGCTACTGTTATATATACTACAGCAATTAACCAATGTTCTATACTATTAACAATTTCATCAGCTGATCTCGTATTTCCATAAATTAATAGAACAGTGTACATAGAACTTACCCATCCTAAAACGGCAGTAAGTGGGAAATAATAAAGTAACCCTTTAAACCAACCCATCATATATCCAGCTAATTTACCATAAGCTTCTTCTGTATAATCAACAATACCATTAACTTTTTCAATTCTATTTGCAACTTCTGCAAAAACCAGTGCTCCAAAGATCATCGCAAAAGCTCCTACAATCCATGCTAATAAACTTAATAATAGATTGCCACCAGATCTTTCTAGTACATCAGGAGCCTTAAAAAACACACCAGACCCTATTACTATACCAACAACCATAGCAACGGCTGTCCAAAAACCATATTTCTTTTTAAGTGTATCCATTTTCTCATCTCCTTGTAAAAAGTATATTTACTATCATATAATAATGGTTTGTCAACAGCAATAACTTTATTTATGAAAACGTTATAAATTAAATAGAAAAATATGTTAATTTTTAAAGATGAAATGTTTATTTCATAAAAAAATACACTCATTTGTACCTAGAGTATTTTTGGGTGTACTTTTCCCCTTTGCTGAGTGCATTATTTACCATACTTGTATTTGCTGGTGGAGATTCCTATGTACCTGAACATTAAAAAAAACCCCATTTTACAGGACTTTTGATAAAATGTACAATTGTACTACATTTTGAGTTCTAATATGTATCGGCACTACAATTATAAGATATATTCACAGGTCTTACAAATTTTTTAAAAGAGTAAACAAATACGGACCATGATTTAGCTTGTGAAATAATTATTGCTTTTTTCTTATACAATTGCAAGGTGTTTGACTATGAAACTAATTTTTGCTACTCTTTTAGTGAACCTGAAGCCAAAACAAATTTTTTTATGAAATTTATATCTTCATTTTCCAAATTAGATATCCAAATCGACAAACAATCCATGCTAACACCCTCTTTCTTAAAGTTGATTTTAATTTTTTCTTTAATAAAATTATTAAAACCTTTAATATTGTTAAAGTCAAGGGTTAATCTTATCAAAAAAACAGGCTACCGAAGTAACCTGCTAACTCTAATCTATTCATTCTTTATGTTTTAAGCGCATCGGAAATTGAATCATTAGCAATTGATTTATATGCTTTATAAGTCACTACCGAAATTAGTAATAACATCAAAGGTACAGACAATATTGACAACTCTTGAAAATTCCAGAAAAAATGAGTATTTTCTTTCATTAAAGAAAGTGTTACTGTTTTTCCTACAAAATATCCTAAAGGAACTCCAATTACTGTACTTGCTAAAACATAAAAGATATTTTCATACATTATAAACTTAAACAATTGCTTATCTGTAGTTCCAATACATCTATATAATGCAATTGTTTTCTTCCTTGTTATTATTGAAGTAAATAAATTGTTTATTATTACTGTTAAACTTAACAATGATATAACAGTTATAAATGCATAAAACCCAAACATTATTAGATACAATTCTTTTTTTACTTCAACTTTTGTTTCATTCACAGTCGAAACATCGATGTCCTTATACTTACTTTTTAGTGATTCTGCTAATTTATCAATTGATCCATTTGTTTTGACTGTAATAGCAACTATATCACCTTCTTGACTTATTGTTTTTGTGGAAGTTATCGCTACAAACTGTTCTTCCTGATGTTCGTAAAAATTAAACATACTATTAAAACTGTGAAATACATTATCTACATTCATCTGAGTTCCATCCACAATTAGTGGAATTTTATCTTGCTTAAAGACTTTCTTTACACCATCTTTTAAGTAGACTAAATCCCTAATAACAATTTGATTTTTATCTAAATCATATCTTTCTATTGCTTCAGTTTTAAAATAATCATCTATAATAAACATATCAATTACTACGTTTCCGTCAACATCACGTGTAATCACATCTTTTACATTTTTATCTTTAATGTTGTTTTCAATATATTCATTTGGAATTTTAATTTTAGTTCTATTTAAAATACCTATTTTTTCAATAAAATCATTAGATTTCATATCATCTAATAATTCTTCCGAAATACTTCCTGTAACTAACAAATCACCAACATGGAGTCTTTCTGATAAAACATCTGCACTCATACTATTAAAGAAACTAGAAAAACCTATAAATAAAGCTATTGAAATTGAAATTAACACTATTGAAAGTATTGTCCTAAGTTTATTATTCACCAAATTAAGATACGATAAATTAACAATTGGATTTTTAAATAACCTGGTTTTATTTTTAGTAATCTTCTTACTTCCAGCAAAATTAGTTGATTCAACTAATGCAACTTTAGTGCTTTTTCTAAAGGCAATAACCACTGACCATCTAATACTTGCATAAACAACTAGTAAGCTAAATAAGAGTCCTATTAATGCTAACTTCAACACATCATCAAGTAAAAATATCTTTATGTTTAATTGTGCTAAAAATGAATTACCTTTCATTTTGGACTGAATCAAAATAAATAGAGCACAAATTAAAGTACTTAAAACCGTTCCAAATCCAACACCTTTTAAGTAAAAATCACCAATTTCCTTATAGAAAATACTTTTTAACTGTTTCTTTGTTGCTCCAACTGATTTTAATAAACCTATGGTTCTTATTCTTTCATATAATGAGTTACTATAAATACTTGTAATTGATGCAACCGCTAATATTACAACCATTACTCCCACAACAAGAAAACCAATCAATGATTCACCTGTAACAGCTAAATTAGATGTAGTACCTAAAGAATAAACATCATAATCAATTAATTTTGCAATCGCAAACATATTTTCCTCATTAGATCTAGTTAACTCAATTAAAATATTAACTCTATCACTAGTATAAAATTCGCTATTTACATAAATGTTACATCTTTCAATTTCAGGAAATTTAGAATCAGTTATAACACCAGTGATTTCCATTTGTTTTATCCCAGTTTCAGTAATTATTTCAATAGTATCTCCTAAACTGTAATCATATTTTTCTAAAAACTTATTATTAACAATAATTTCGTTTTCAGTTGGAAAACTACCTATCTTCATATCTCTATGAAAGGCATCTAGGTATTCGCTATTTATTGCTTCTACTCTTTCTTTTTCAAAAGAGCCAATAACACTAATTTCACTATAATTTTTAGTCAAATCACTGTTTTTCACTATATCACTATCTGATTTATCAAGGTTAAAAAACTCAATATCAAACTTACCATAATATATATCATCATACTTATAGTGATCACTTAACATTGATATCATAAGAAATAAACCAACAATCATCATCGTAATAGCTAAAGAGATAACGGATACAATTAGTCTACCTCTTACTTTATTATGTTCAGAGTATCTTTTTCCTAATTTCTTTGTGATCATGATGTTACCTCAATTAAAACGCCATCTTTCATTTTAAATAGTCTGTCACTTAACTGGCTAATTTCTTCACTATGTGTAATTAAAATCAAAGTTGCTCCAAATTTCAAAACACATTCTTTTAATAAGTGCATCACTTCATCACTATTTGAACTATCTAAATTCCCTGTTGGTTCATCAGCCAAAATAATCGATGGATTTGATGCAACTGCTCTAGCAATTGCTACACGTTGTTGTTGACCACCTGATAAGGCACTTGGCAAATGATTAACTCTATCTTCTAACCTTAAAGCTTTGATAATTTCATTAATACTTTTTTTATCTACTGTTCTTCCATCCAGTTCAATAGGCAACACAATATTTTCCCAAACATTTAATAACGGTACAAGATTGTATTGTTGGAATACATACCCTATTTTTCTTCTACGAAAAATTGTTTTTTTATTTTCTGATAAATTAGTTATATTTTCACCATCAATAATAATATCTCCCTTTGTTTCTTTGTCTACACAACCAATTAAATTTAGAAGTGTTGATTTTCCTGAACCACTCTCACCTACAACAGTAATGAATTCACCTTTATTAACTGTGAACGATACATTATCTACTGCTTTAACTTGAGTATTGTTCTCACCATAATACTTGCATAAATTATTTACTTTTAAAATTTCCATATAATCACCTCGTATAATATAGATATTAATTAAATTAAAACAAATTATAATTTTTCTATAGTTAATCAACCTTATTTAATACATTGATTTTAGTATGAATGGATTAAAAATGGTTGTTTAGCTAACAATCATTTGAGATAATATTCTCGTATAAGATAGAGGTTATATTAACTCACCTGAGACTTAGATCTCGTAATTGAGACTGATACCTCTACTTTATGAGATATTACGAATGAGCTGGATGATGAATAGTTTTACTATTTCATCGATTATCGAACGAGGATGTAACTTATAAAGTAAAGAGGAATGCTCTATCTATAAAATTTAATGAAATTAGGTGGTACTTATGTATTATGTAGGTACTGATATAGGTAAAAGATATCATGAAGCATCAATTGTTGATCATTTAAGTAATCAAGTTAGTAATAAATCATTAAAGTTCCCTAATTCACATACCGGCGGAAATAAACTTATTGAATTTATAAGATTTCATACCAACGATAGTACTGATGTAATTATTGGTATTGAATCAACAGGTCATTATTGGTTAGCACTTCATTCATTTTTGAAAAATTATAATTATTCAATAAACGTTATAAATCCAATACAAACCGATACATTCCGAAATTTCAATATTCGTAAGACAAAGAATGATTCAATAGATTCAGTTCTTATCGCTCAAACCGTTAGATTTGGTAATTTTAAAGAAACTAAATTAGCTGATGAAAAAATCATTGCCTTAAAGAACTTAACTCGCTTTAGATTTGAATTAGTTGATACTATCTCTGATTATAAACGCAAAGTAATTGCCTTATTAGATCAAGTATTTCCAGAATATGAGAAACTTTTCTCAGACATGTTTGGAGTAACTTCTAAACAATTATTGCTTGATTTAACCACCCCAGAAGAATTTTTGAATATAGATATTAAAACATTAACAGACAAGCTCTATTCACTAAGTAGAGGTAGATTAGGTGTTGATAAAGCCTTAAAGATTAAAGATTTCGCTTCAAATTCATTTGGAATTAAATACGCTGTAGACTCATTTACTTTCCAAATAAGATCTTTGGTGGACCAAATAAATCATATGGAAGAAAAGTTGAAAGAATTAGAAGAATATATATCTTCAATCTATAATGAACTTGATTGTCATCTTCACACTATACCAGGAATAGGACAAATTTTAGGAGCATCTATTCTTAGTGAAATAGGAGATATTAATAGATATAATAGTGCTTCCCAAATTGTAGCTTTTGCTGGCATAGACCCTTCTGTCATTCAGTCTGGACAGTTCACAGGAACCAAGAATAGAATGTCTAAACGAAGTTCTCCATACCTGAGAAGAGCTATTTGGTTGGGAGCTACTATGTCATCATTACATGATCCATTAATGTCTAAATATTACAACCAGAAACGTCAAGAAGGTAAAGCACATGGTACCGCAATTGGAGCATGCACAAGAAAACTTACACATATTATTTATGCAGTACTTAGAGATAACACAGCATATATACCTGTTGAAAACTAATATTTCTTTAAATTAAATATTACATTAATTAGATATAAACATATTATTGAAAATATTTGTGAAAATTTTAACAATAATAAAGTATTACTTTTTTAATTGTATTCTCTTGACATTATATAGCTGGTCTCAACTATAGGTTACAGTATTAATCTTTCAATAAGGTTTCAATAACATTACAGTATTGTCATTTTTCATAAAAAATAACTTCAAATGCAGATCCTTTACCTACTTCTGAACTTACCTTGATTGTTCCACCATGCAATCTCATAATCTGCTTTGCAAGATATAACCCAACACCCACACCTTCTGTTTCGTTATCTATTTTATAGAATCGATTAAAAATTTTAGATAAATGTTCTCTATTTATTCCCTTTCCTTCATCAGTAATAATTATTCGTTTATCAAGTGGTGTTACTTTAGTCGAAATAGTAACTGTAGTATTACATTCCGAATACTTTATTGCATTATCTAAAATATTCGTTAACGTTTCATGCAGCCATTTTTTGTCACCATCCATAGCAAAATCATTTACTATCTCACCATATAATTCAATATCTTTTTCAAGATATTTTGTATAAACTGATTCTATAGACTTCCTAATTAATTCTGAAGCTTTAACTCCAGTAAATTTTAGGTTAATCATACCGCATTCAAGTTTGGAAATATCAAACAAAAAATAACTAAGCCATTGTAGACGACTTAACTCATTCTTCATTAATTGATTAACTTCTTTTCTTTTTGATTCATCATTGTCTAACATTAACTCATTCAGAACTTGAAGAGAACCAATTGGAGTCTTCACTTGGTGAGATATTTCAGTAATTAATTTTACAATATTTTCTTTCTCTAATTTTGATTGTTCATACATAAACAAATTACGCTTATGTAAATTATTGATTTGATTTGAGATACTTCCTATTATTCCTTCTTCATAGATCTCACTTTCATTATTTCCATTAATGTTTTCCTCAACATTTTTAGAAATAATTTCCAGCCGTTTTCCAATATGATTTATCGTTAGATATAGAATTAAAATATTAACTGTAGAAGTCATAATCAAAACTACAAAATGTTGTACGTGGAAGAACAATAATAAAAATAATATGTTAACTGTTATCATTGAAAAGAAACAAATATATATTTTTTTATCTTTTAGCATTTTCATCCCCATTCCTCATGAACACGTATCCAAGACCTCTAATTGTTTTAATTTT from Mycoplasmatota bacterium carries:
- a CDS encoding amino acid permease codes for the protein MDTLKKKYGFWTAVAMVVGIVIGSGVFFKAPDVLERSGGNLLLSLLAWIVGAFAMIFGALVFAEVANRIEKVNGIVDYTEEAYGKLAGYMMGWFKGLLYYFPLTAVLGWVSSMYTVLLIYGNTRSADEIVNSIEHWLIAVVYITVAFIINFIGPKLAGFIQVSTTVIKLIPLVLIAIVGTFYGLINGVVVENFVEAGKSFSNSIGSFTTAVVATAFAYEGWIVATTINDEIIDSKKNLPKALALGTIIVFIVYVIYFIGIASILPTSTIIAEGHGAVSIAANILFGKFGGTILTIFVIISCLGTLNGLAIASIRTPYSLAVRGQGPFPKFLSKVNKRTNMPLGSVMYGLVFALTFLLVWCGSFEGWWNGKFIDISELPIVLIYFAYMFIYIWVMVTFKNLGFVKRFIFPTFALIGSFIIVYGGLSKESAVIDVTISVVGMLIGIFFYRKNNVEEI
- a CDS encoding ABC transporter permease translates to MITKKLGKRYSEHNKVRGRLIVSVISLAITMMIVGLFLMISMLSDHYKYDDIYYGKFDIEFFNLDKSDSDIVKNSDLTKNYSEISVIGSFEKERVEAINSEYLDAFHRDMKIGSFPTENEIIVNNKFLEKYDYSLGDTIEIITETGIKQMEITGVITDSKFPEIERCNIYVNSEFYTSDRVNILIELTRSNEENMFAIAKLIDYDVYSLGTTSNLAVTGESLIGFLVVGVMVVILAVASITSIYSNSLYERIRTIGLLKSVGATKKQLKSIFYKEIGDFYLKGVGFGTVLSTLICALFILIQSKMKGNSFLAQLNIKIFLLDDVLKLALIGLLFSLLVVYASIRWSVVIAFRKSTKVALVESTNFAGSKKITKNKTRLFKNPIVNLSYLNLVNNKLRTILSIVLISISIALFIGFSSFFNSMSADVLSERLHVGDLLVTGSISEELLDDMKSNDFIEKIGILNRTKIKIPNEYIENNIKDKNVKDVITRDVDGNVVIDMFIIDDYFKTEAIERYDLDKNQIVIRDLVYLKDGVKKVFKQDKIPLIVDGTQMNVDNVFHSFNSMFNFYEHQEEQFVAITSTKTISQEGDIVAITVKTNGSIDKLAESLKSKYKDIDVSTVNETKVEVKKELYLIMFGFYAFITVISLLSLTVIINNLFTSIITRKKTIALYRCIGTTDKQLFKFIMYENIFYVLASTVIGVPLGYFVGKTVTLSLMKENTHFFWNFQELSILSVPLMLLLISVVTYKAYKSIANDSISDALKT
- a CDS encoding ABC transporter ATP-binding protein, translated to MEILKVNNLCKYYGENNTQVKAVDNVSFTVNKGEFITVVGESGSGKSTLLNLIGCVDKETKGDIIIDGENITNLSENKKTIFRRRKIGYVFQQYNLVPLLNVWENIVLPIELDGRTVDKKSINEIIKALRLEDRVNHLPSALSGGQQQRVAIARAVASNPSIILADEPTGNLDSSNSDEVMHLLKECVLKFGATLILITHSEEISQLSDRLFKMKDGVLIEVTS
- a CDS encoding IS110 family transposase, yielding MYYVGTDIGKRYHEASIVDHLSNQVSNKSLKFPNSHTGGNKLIEFIRFHTNDSTDVIIGIESTGHYWLALHSFLKNYNYSINVINPIQTDTFRNFNIRKTKNDSIDSVLIAQTVRFGNFKETKLADEKIIALKNLTRFRFELVDTISDYKRKVIALLDQVFPEYEKLFSDMFGVTSKQLLLDLTTPEEFLNIDIKTLTDKLYSLSRGRLGVDKALKIKDFASNSFGIKYAVDSFTFQIRSLVDQINHMEEKLKELEEYISSIYNELDCHLHTIPGIGQILGASILSEIGDINRYNSASQIVAFAGIDPSVIQSGQFTGTKNRMSKRSSPYLRRAIWLGATMSSLHDPLMSKYYNQKRQEGKAHGTAIGACTRKLTHIIYAVLRDNTAYIPVEN
- a CDS encoding HAMP domain-containing histidine kinase yields the protein MKMLKDKKIYICFFSMITVNILFLLLFFHVQHFVVLIMTSTVNILILYLTINHIGKRLEIISKNVEENINGNNESEIYEEGIIGSISNQINNLHKRNLFMYEQSKLEKENIVKLITEISHQVKTPIGSLQVLNELMLDNDESKRKEVNQLMKNELSRLQWLSYFLFDISKLECGMINLKFTGVKASELIRKSIESVYTKYLEKDIELYGEIVNDFAMDGDKKWLHETLTNILDNAIKYSECNTTVTISTKVTPLDKRIIITDEGKGINREHLSKIFNRFYKIDNETEGVGVGLYLAKQIMRLHGGTIKVSSEVGKGSAFEVIFYEK